One genomic region from Prionailurus bengalensis isolate Pbe53 chromosome C1, Fcat_Pben_1.1_paternal_pri, whole genome shotgun sequence encodes:
- the CRNN gene encoding LOW QUALITY PROTEIN: cornulin (The sequence of the model RefSeq protein was modified relative to this genomic sequence to represent the inferred CDS: inserted 1 base in 1 codon) produces MPQLLRNINGIIEAFGRYARMEGNCKMLTRGELKRLLEHEFADVIVKPHDPATVDEVLCLLDEDDTGTVEFKEFLVLVFKVAQACFKTLSESPEGACGSQESGICPSGDSQELGEGQNRRTEVELVGXGQHCEESQHRQSTQASRGQVGARAQTHGQDIGQDRQYESQRQERESWQTQAGECTQQTQRVGEDKSHQTRERESERQSQAREQDRAHQTSKTVTGTGTQTQTDTTQTMEEDRSSQIGSPGTQPQESTQTRGTEVQGQDRSQTSQIVAREHVQTPRGVTQTMEQDRSGQIGSPGTQPQESTHGQTRGTEVQGQDRSQTSQIVAREHVQTSGGVTQTTEQDRSGHIGSPGTQPQESTHGQTRGTEVQGQDRSQTSQVVTGGHIQTQAGSQTQTHTQTMEQGKSQSARHTGDRDEGQIQRQSDSGQRWTQVSHYEAGEAEMGGQAQAGASTLTGRQDRSSTQPRCSVTGGQGESESTVVTQEWVDDHTRDTAIPRQDQGSLHSGMLSAPGPDTAQPEGKRGLTARGLYSYFKSNKP; encoded by the exons ATGCCTCAGTTACTGCGAAACATTAATGGGATCATCGAAGCCTTTGGGCGATACGCCAGGATGGAGGGCAACTGCAAAATGCTCACCCGGGGGGAGCTGAAAAGGCTCTTGGAGCATGAGTTTGCTGATGTCATTGTG aaACCCCATGATCCTGCCACTGTGGATGAAGTCCTGTGCCTGCTAGATGAAGATGACACAGGGACTGTGGAGTTCAAGGAATTCCTGGTCCTGGTGTTTAAAGTCGCCCAAGCCTGTTTCAAGACACTGAGCGAGAGTCCTGAGGGGGCTTGTGGATCTCAAGAGTCTGGAATTTGCCCTTCTGGGGACTCACAAGAGCTGGGGGAAGGACAGAACAGGAGAACTGAGGTGGAGCTGGTAG AAGGACAGCATTGTGAGGAGAGCCAACATAGACAGAGCACACAAGCCTCCAGAGGACAGGTAGGGgccagggctcagacccatggtCAGGATATTGGCCAGGATAGGCAGTATGAGTCtcagagacaagagagagagagttggcaGACACAAGCTGGGGAATGTACACAGCAGACCCAGAGAgtgggagaagacaagagccaccagaccagagagagggagtcagagagacAGTCGCAGGCCAGGGAACAGGATAGAGCCCACCAGACAAGTAAAACAGTGACTGGAACTGGAACTCAGACCCAGACAGATACCACCCAGACTATGGAGGAAGACAGGAGCAGTCAGATAGGAAGCCCTGGTACCCAGCCACAGGAGTCCACCCAGACCAGAGGGACTGAGGTCCAGGGTCAAGATAGGAGTCAGACAAGCCAGATAGTGGCAAGAGAACATGTTCAGACACCAAGAGGTGTCACCCAGACCATGGAGCAGGACAGGAGTGGTCAGATAGGAAGccctggcacccagccacaggaGTCCACCCATGGCCAGACCAGAGGGACTGAGGTCCAGGGTCAAGATAGGAGTCAGACAAGCCAGATAGTGGCAAGAGAACATGTTCAGACATCAGGAGGTGTCACCCAGACCACAGAGCAGGACAGGAGTGGTCACATAGGAAGccctggcacccagccacaggaGTCCACCCATGGCCAGACCAGAGGGACTGAGGTCCAGGGTCAAGATAGGAGCCAGACAAGCCAAGTGGTGACAGGAGGGCACATTCAAACACAGGCAGGATCACAAACCCAGACACACACCCAGACCATGGAGCAGGGCAAGAGCCAGTCTGCAAGGCACACAGGGGATAGAGATGAGGGACAGATTCAAAGGCAGTCAGACAGTGGTCAAAGATGGACACAAGTAAGCCACTATgaagcaggagaggcagagatgggaggacAGGCCCAGGCTGGGGCAAGCACTCTGACAGGGAGACAGGACCGGAGCAGCACTCAACCAAGGTGTAGTGTGACAGGCGgacagggagagagcgaatccacTGTGGTTACCCAAGAGTGGGTGGATGACCACACAAGGGATACAGCAATCCCAAGGCAGGACCAGGGTAGCCTGCATTCTGGCATGCTTTCAGCCCCGGGCCCAGACACAGCCCAACCAGAAGGAAAGCGAGGCCTCACAGCCAGGGGGCTGTATTCCTACTTCAAAAGCAATAAGCCATGA